Proteins co-encoded in one Vicinamibacteria bacterium genomic window:
- a CDS encoding (2Fe-2S)-binding protein has translation MAQRDIPETIEHNFTRRSFIKGVIAGGAATYSAGYLFRGGALSAQTSAPGSVERLITLRVNGQERRVDVLKQETLAMTLRYKLGLTGTKLGCDRAECGSCTVLIDGVTHYSCSVLTHSVRGKEITTIEGLQAEDGTLHPVQQAVVDGAGFQCAFCAPGFIMSMVAMVESNSHPTRAEAAQALSGNLCRCCDYNKILDCAMSAAEYSRRS, from the coding sequence ATGGCACAACGAGACATACCCGAAACGATCGAACATAATTTCACGAGACGCAGCTTCATCAAAGGGGTGATCGCAGGAGGGGCGGCAACATACTCCGCGGGATACCTGTTTCGAGGAGGCGCGCTCTCCGCGCAAACAAGCGCTCCGGGATCGGTCGAGCGCCTGATTACTCTGAGAGTCAATGGCCAGGAGCGGCGGGTGGACGTCCTCAAACAGGAGACGCTCGCGATGACGCTCCGTTACAAACTGGGTCTGACCGGCACGAAACTCGGCTGCGACCGCGCCGAGTGTGGTAGCTGCACCGTGCTCATCGATGGCGTCACTCACTATTCGTGCTCGGTTCTCACCCATTCCGTACGTGGCAAGGAGATCACGACGATCGAAGGTCTCCAGGCGGAGGACGGAACGCTGCACCCCGTCCAGCAAGCCGTCGTCGATGGCGCCGGCTTCCAATGTGCGTTCTGCGCACCGGGCTTCATCATGAGCATGGTGGCGATGGTCGAATCGAACTCGCACCCCACACGTGCCGAAGCCGCGCAGGCGCTATCGGGGAACCTCTGCCGGTGCTGTGACTACAACAAAATTCTGGACTGCGCCATGAGCGCGGCGGAATACTCGCGGAGGAGCTAA
- a CDS encoding xanthine dehydrogenase family protein molybdopterin-binding subunit, producing the protein MAEKLFGTDYAPPDLVAKVTGRAKYAEDFRADGMLFAKLFLSPMPHARVRNIDTRAALAMEGVEAILTADDLPASDNPLDERALTNEPLYQGEPILAVAAVDEATAAAAIEKIKVDLEPLPFVIDPLESLRPGGPNARVGGNTMKERTDLVELKWTEADFRDAGEQLPMGQPEEEWEVGDVEKGLAEADYVIDETLFHQSQTHHPLEPRSCMAYWQNDKLYIHPSTQSTQRTAPVAARMVGVDPSQVVLIAEYCGGGFGSKIAGTINMAIPALLSKKLNGRPVMHRVSRAEENAFGRARPGFQGRVKMGFKNDGRVTAIDLYIVQDNGPYGRQGDMGSASRCASIYYTPANMRFRGVSVLTNTPPRAAQRAPGGVQITAMLEPLIDKAAKHLNIDRIAIRKLNAPDNNSLYGSNQHGLTSAYVREAFDKAAEIVNWDEYKQQSGQVHGTKVTGIGVALSTYVAGSRGFDGLLVIKPDGKLYVHQGIGNLGTHSFSDTARVASDVLGMPWESTVVLWGDTSKHLPYSSVQAGSQTTHAHTRTNHAAAMDLKRKLQEIAAQDLGGSPEGYEVGDGRVFAKSNPGRGMSLARAAERAIELGGRFDGHEVAEDLNEVTKVSVAALAGQGVLGAAKDNYGGEGDLWSFVVGIAKVEVDRETGVVAITDYAAVSDVGNVMNPRGLNAQVHGGSVQGFGLAMSQKWIYDPRWGVTSTHRLYTAKPPSILDVPLQMKAGSVEIPDPQTPIGAKGIGEAPFGAGCAAVLCAIQDAIGELDLKRSPVMTDLILNQLEHRAQPFKVLATHV; encoded by the coding sequence GTGGCTGAAAAGCTTTTTGGAACCGATTACGCGCCGCCGGATCTCGTTGCGAAAGTGACGGGAAGGGCCAAATATGCGGAAGACTTCCGGGCCGACGGCATGCTCTTCGCCAAGTTGTTTCTGAGCCCCATGCCTCACGCCCGGGTAAGAAACATCGACACGCGAGCCGCTCTCGCGATGGAGGGAGTCGAGGCGATCCTCACCGCCGATGATCTCCCCGCCTCGGACAATCCCCTCGACGAGCGGGCGCTGACGAACGAACCCCTCTATCAGGGCGAGCCCATCCTCGCCGTGGCCGCCGTCGACGAAGCCACGGCGGCTGCGGCGATCGAGAAGATCAAGGTGGACCTCGAACCTCTTCCATTCGTCATCGATCCTCTCGAAAGCCTTCGGCCCGGAGGGCCGAACGCGAGAGTCGGCGGCAACACGATGAAGGAGCGCACCGACCTCGTCGAGCTCAAGTGGACCGAGGCCGACTTTCGTGATGCCGGCGAGCAACTCCCCATGGGTCAGCCCGAAGAAGAATGGGAAGTCGGGGACGTCGAGAAAGGCCTGGCGGAGGCGGACTACGTCATCGACGAGACCCTCTTCCACCAGTCCCAGACGCATCACCCACTCGAGCCGAGAAGCTGCATGGCCTACTGGCAAAACGACAAGCTCTACATCCACCCGTCGACCCAGAGCACGCAGCGCACCGCTCCGGTCGCCGCCCGGATGGTCGGCGTCGATCCGAGTCAGGTGGTCCTGATCGCGGAATATTGCGGCGGAGGTTTCGGGAGCAAGATCGCCGGCACGATCAACATGGCCATTCCCGCACTGCTCTCGAAGAAGCTCAACGGACGCCCGGTGATGCACCGCGTGAGCCGTGCGGAGGAGAACGCCTTCGGCCGCGCTCGTCCAGGCTTTCAGGGACGCGTCAAGATGGGCTTCAAGAACGACGGCCGGGTGACGGCCATCGACCTCTACATCGTGCAGGACAACGGGCCCTACGGCCGGCAAGGCGACATGGGCTCGGCGAGCCGTTGCGCGTCGATCTACTACACCCCGGCGAACATGCGCTTTCGCGGAGTGAGCGTCCTCACCAACACACCTCCGCGAGCGGCACAGCGAGCCCCCGGTGGGGTCCAGATCACCGCGATGCTAGAGCCTCTCATCGACAAGGCGGCGAAGCACCTCAACATCGATCGCATCGCCATCCGTAAACTGAATGCTCCCGACAACAACTCGCTCTACGGCTCCAACCAGCACGGCCTGACATCCGCCTACGTGCGTGAGGCGTTCGACAAGGCCGCCGAGATAGTGAACTGGGACGAGTACAAGCAGCAGAGCGGCCAGGTCCATGGCACCAAGGTGACGGGAATCGGCGTGGCGCTCTCGACCTACGTCGCCGGAAGCCGCGGCTTCGACGGACTACTGGTCATCAAGCCGGACGGCAAGCTCTACGTTCACCAGGGAATCGGAAACCTCGGAACGCACTCGTTCTCCGACACGGCGCGAGTGGCGTCGGACGTCCTCGGTATGCCGTGGGAGAGCACCGTGGTTCTCTGGGGAGACACCTCCAAGCACCTTCCCTACTCGAGCGTCCAGGCGGGAAGCCAGACGACGCACGCTCATACGCGAACCAACCACGCGGCGGCGATGGATCTGAAGCGCAAGCTCCAGGAGATCGCGGCCCAGGATCTCGGGGGCTCACCCGAGGGCTACGAGGTCGGTGACGGGCGGGTCTTCGCAAAATCCAACCCGGGTCGGGGAATGAGCTTGGCGCGAGCTGCCGAACGTGCCATCGAGCTCGGTGGGCGGTTCGACGGCCACGAAGTCGCCGAAGACCTCAACGAAGTAACCAAGGTTTCCGTCGCGGCTCTCGCGGGACAGGGAGTCCTCGGGGCCGCCAAGGACAACTACGGCGGCGAGGGAGACCTGTGGTCGTTCGTCGTCGGCATCGCCAAGGTCGAAGTGGATCGCGAGACCGGCGTCGTCGCCATCACGGACTATGCCGCGGTGAGCGACGTGGGCAATGTCATGAACCCCCGGGGCCTGAACGCCCAGGTCCATGGTGGCTCGGTGCAGGGGTTCGGTCTCGCAATGAGTCAGAAGTGGATCTACGATCCGAGATGGGGGGTCACCTCGACCCACCGCCTGTATACGGCAAAGCCGCCCAGTATCCTCGACGTCCCGCTCCAGATGAAAGCGGGCTCGGTCGAGATCCCGGATCCTCAAACGCCCATCGGAGCCAAGGGAATCGGCGAAGCGCCTTTCGGTGCCGGTTGCGCCGCGGTGCTCTGTGCGATCCAGGACGCCATCGGCGAGCTCGACCTGAAGCGCTCGCCGGTGATGACCGATCTCATTCTCAACCAGCTCGAGCACCGGGCTCAGCCTTTCAAGGTCCTCGCGACCCACGTGTAA
- a CDS encoding xanthine dehydrogenase family protein subunit M gives MAVIHDTIQAFELFQPSSIEDALALKRRYGKTSWTFAGGLDSLDWFKDRIKRPEAVIDLGSIEELKGIRSTDDGIEIGALTTLTEIVNNADIRERFSLLSDAAAKVATPQIRNQGTIGGNLAQDTRCWYYRGGWPCYRAGGNICYADTPTSINREHALFEANRCVAVNVSDTAPALIALDAKIVIRDSSGERVVDAEDFFMVPAIDIRRMTILEPGDLLTAIRIPNTWAGAAFYFEKVRDRQAWDFALVAVAAAMKLSGTTIDDVRLVVNSVGPRPLRLTDVERQLKGQPHSEDVAADAGELALLGARPLQHNAFKIPLMRNLVRRAIRDVEA, from the coding sequence ATGGCCGTGATTCACGATACGATCCAAGCCTTCGAGCTCTTCCAGCCGTCGAGTATCGAGGATGCTTTGGCGCTCAAACGCCGTTACGGCAAGACCTCCTGGACGTTCGCGGGCGGGCTCGACAGCCTCGACTGGTTCAAAGACCGGATCAAGCGCCCCGAGGCGGTGATCGACCTCGGATCCATCGAAGAGCTGAAAGGGATTCGCTCGACGGACGATGGCATCGAGATTGGCGCGTTGACGACGCTCACCGAGATCGTCAATAACGCCGACATCCGCGAGCGATTCTCGCTGCTGAGCGACGCCGCGGCAAAGGTCGCGACCCCCCAAATCCGAAATCAGGGCACGATCGGTGGAAACCTCGCGCAGGACACCCGCTGCTGGTATTACCGAGGCGGCTGGCCGTGCTATCGAGCGGGCGGCAACATCTGTTACGCCGATACGCCGACCTCGATCAATCGCGAGCATGCCCTGTTCGAGGCCAACCGCTGCGTAGCGGTGAACGTGTCGGATACCGCGCCGGCGCTCATCGCCCTCGACGCCAAGATCGTCATTCGTGACTCGAGCGGGGAGCGAGTCGTCGATGCCGAGGATTTCTTCATGGTTCCGGCGATCGACATCCGTCGGATGACGATTCTCGAGCCCGGGGACCTCCTCACTGCGATCCGCATCCCCAACACCTGGGCGGGAGCCGCGTTCTACTTCGAGAAGGTCCGGGATCGCCAGGCGTGGGATTTCGCGCTGGTGGCCGTTGCCGCGGCGATGAAGCTCTCCGGCACTACGATCGACGACGTTCGCCTCGTGGTGAACTCGGTCGGACCGAGGCCGCTTCGGTTGACGGACGTCGAGCGCCAGCTCAAAGGCCAGCCTCACAGCGAAGACGTCGCCGCCGACGCCGGCGAGCTCGCGTTGTTGGGCGCTCGCCCGTTACAGCACAACGCCTTCAAGATCCCCCTGATGCGAAACCTCGTCAGACGGGCGATTCGAGACGTGGAGGCTTAG